From Alienimonas californiensis, a single genomic window includes:
- a CDS encoding nitrilase family protein produces MKDIKVASVQFNHRAGDKPYNVAVIERFVEEAAERNVELISFPEMCVTGYWHVRNLAKPEIEALAERVPHGPTTQRLLSLSRTHRMTIGAGLIEVADDGRLYNSYLVAMPDGTHACHRKLHCFISEHMASGDRYTVFDAPQGCRIGVLTCWDNNLVENARATALQGAEILLAPHQTGGCNSRSPGAMGLIDPRLWDDRESDPASIEAEFQGPKGRAWLMRWLPSRAHDNGMFLIFSNGVGIDDDEVRTGNAMILDPYGQILAETGKAQDQMVVAELKADQLERCTGRRWIRGRRPELYASLTVRTGDELDPRSARFSQERTKTA; encoded by the coding sequence ATGAAGGACATTAAAGTCGCCTCCGTGCAGTTCAACCACCGTGCAGGGGATAAGCCGTACAACGTCGCCGTGATCGAACGGTTCGTCGAAGAGGCGGCCGAACGGAACGTAGAGTTAATTTCCTTCCCCGAGATGTGCGTGACGGGCTATTGGCACGTCCGAAACCTCGCCAAGCCGGAAATCGAGGCGCTCGCGGAGCGCGTCCCCCACGGGCCCACGACGCAGAGGTTGTTGTCGTTGTCCCGCACGCATCGCATGACGATCGGCGCCGGGCTGATCGAAGTCGCCGACGACGGACGGCTGTACAACTCCTACCTCGTGGCCATGCCCGACGGCACGCACGCGTGCCATCGAAAGCTGCACTGTTTCATCAGCGAACATATGGCGAGCGGGGACCGATATACGGTGTTCGACGCGCCGCAGGGATGCCGCATCGGCGTGCTCACCTGCTGGGACAATAACCTGGTGGAAAACGCACGGGCGACGGCGTTGCAGGGAGCCGAAATCTTGCTGGCTCCCCACCAGACCGGCGGATGCAATTCCAGGAGCCCGGGCGCCATGGGACTGATCGATCCCCGGCTGTGGGACGACAGGGAATCCGACCCGGCGTCGATCGAAGCGGAGTTCCAAGGGCCGAAGGGCAGAGCGTGGCTCATGCGCTGGCTGCCCTCCCGGGCGCACGACAACGGCATGTTTCTGATCTTCAGCAACGGTGTCGGAATCGACGACGACGAAGTGCGAACCGGCAACGCCATGATCCTGGACCCGTACGGCCAGATTCTGGCCGAGACAGGGAAGGCTCAAGATCAGATGGTCGTCGCAGAGCTCAAAGCCGATCAACTCGAGCGATGCACCGGTCGGAGGTGGATCCGGGGGAGACGACCGGAGCTGTATGCGAGTCTGACGGTCAGAACCGGCGACGAACTCGACCCCAGATCCGCGAGATTCTCGCAGGAGCGCACGAAAACCGCCTGA
- a CDS encoding DUF1559 domain-containing protein: MMSHVCVGRGSARQPVPPPRRFGFTLIELLVVIAIIAILVSLLLPAVQQAREAARRSQCQNNLKQLGLAMHNYHSTYKTFPAGMGGTSTPDPAAPNPWHGSNEGNLGYLVPLLPFLDQTALWNQITNPLDGTISGNPYRYPAFGGQPVSSSYVPWRTQISTLLCPTDSAPVSGTADTNYAANWGDNGYGNGRGNRSQARGMFAGDAWSTSGNGFVNLGLRDARDGTTSTILIGEIGRDDGSRSYQGGFAAEMSLSAGASAGTYSNPQTQCVDVVTDPNNPGKYVASVAYRGDRGTAYALGTVPYTGFNTILPPNSPSCATGSASNWWERVNGGILSAGSYHTGGIQVVMCDGSVSFLSETINAGTQTADSVTSGKSPYGVWGALGTRSGGEVVDEY; this comes from the coding sequence ATGATGTCGCACGTCTGTGTTGGCCGCGGTTCCGCCCGGCAGCCCGTCCCCCCGCCGCGTCGCTTCGGGTTCACTTTGATCGAACTGCTGGTGGTCATTGCCATCATTGCGATCCTGGTCTCCCTGCTGCTGCCCGCGGTGCAGCAGGCCCGCGAAGCGGCCCGGCGCAGCCAGTGCCAGAACAACCTCAAGCAGTTGGGGCTGGCGATGCACAACTATCACAGCACCTACAAGACGTTCCCCGCCGGGATGGGCGGGACCTCGACGCCGGACCCGGCCGCCCCGAACCCGTGGCACGGCAGCAACGAGGGGAACCTCGGCTACCTGGTGCCGCTGCTGCCCTTCCTGGACCAGACGGCCCTGTGGAACCAGATCACCAACCCGCTGGACGGCACTATCAGCGGGAACCCCTACCGGTACCCCGCCTTCGGCGGTCAGCCGGTCTCCAGCAGCTACGTGCCGTGGCGGACGCAGATTTCGACGCTGCTGTGCCCGACCGACTCCGCCCCCGTCTCCGGCACCGCCGACACCAACTACGCCGCCAACTGGGGCGACAACGGCTACGGGAACGGCCGCGGCAACCGCTCCCAGGCCCGCGGCATGTTCGCCGGGGACGCCTGGAGCACCTCCGGCAACGGCTTCGTCAACCTCGGACTGCGTGACGCCCGCGACGGGACGACCTCGACGATTCTGATCGGTGAGATCGGCCGCGACGACGGCTCCCGTTCTTATCAGGGCGGGTTCGCTGCGGAGATGAGCCTCTCCGCCGGCGCCAGCGCAGGCACGTACTCCAATCCGCAGACCCAGTGCGTCGACGTCGTGACCGACCCGAACAACCCGGGCAAGTACGTCGCCTCCGTCGCCTATCGCGGCGACCGCGGCACCGCCTACGCCCTGGGCACCGTGCCCTACACCGGGTTTAACACGATCCTGCCCCCCAACAGCCCGTCCTGCGCCACCGGAAGCGCCTCGAACTGGTGGGAGCGGGTCAACGGCGGCATCCTCTCCGCCGGCTCGTATCACACCGGCGGCATTCAGGTGGTGATGTGCGACGGCTCGGTGAGTTTCCTCTCCGAGACCATCAACGCCGGCACCCAGACCGCCGATTCCGTGACCTCCGGCAAGAGCCCCTACGGCGTCTGGGGCGCCCTGGGCACCCGCTCCGGCGGCGAAGTCGTCGACGAGTATTGA
- a CDS encoding FAD-dependent oxidoreductase has product MNASAGPSPPDAPALDVLLVGGGVAGLWALDVLTSRGLSCLLVERGELGAGQTVASQGIVHGGLKYTLTGLLTGSAKNIREMPGLWRRCVAGNPDPVFPHEGPAGGSHPDLSETPVRAPHCLLWRSESLTGRLGMIGAKAGLRVAPTALAADEIPPVLRGVKGPVCRLDEQVLSPAGLVANLRRRNLDRLLQIADDGVAVHTAGGQITGVTLTAPDGRTLAVAPRHVALTAGAGNAGLLESLDLPGAERLAGALPTMQRRPLHMVLVRGERLPPLSGHCVDGAKTRVTITSDRDSSGRVVWQVGGQLAEDGVNLDPEPLIARAERELTEAIPGLDLSGCDWATYRVDRAEGHAGGQRPEDAQLYTAGNLHVGWPTKLALAPVLAARLAIAAGAASGSSFVPPADWPRPPVAAPPWERCEWRSRQEPLRRAA; this is encoded by the coding sequence ATGAACGCTTCCGCCGGCCCCTCCCCCCCCGACGCGCCCGCCCTCGACGTGCTGTTGGTCGGCGGCGGGGTGGCGGGGTTGTGGGCGCTGGACGTGCTGACAAGCCGCGGGCTCTCCTGTCTGCTGGTCGAGCGGGGCGAACTGGGGGCGGGGCAGACGGTCGCCAGTCAGGGGATCGTGCATGGCGGGCTCAAATACACCCTCACCGGCCTGCTGACCGGCAGCGCCAAGAATATCCGCGAGATGCCCGGCCTCTGGCGCCGCTGCGTCGCCGGGAACCCGGACCCCGTCTTTCCGCACGAAGGCCCCGCCGGCGGCTCGCACCCGGACCTCTCGGAGACCCCCGTGCGCGCCCCGCACTGCCTGCTGTGGCGGAGCGAATCGCTGACCGGCCGCCTCGGCATGATCGGCGCCAAAGCCGGGCTGCGGGTCGCCCCCACCGCCCTCGCCGCCGACGAAATCCCCCCCGTGCTGCGGGGCGTGAAGGGGCCGGTCTGCCGTTTGGACGAACAGGTTCTCTCCCCGGCCGGGCTGGTGGCGAACCTGCGGCGCCGCAACCTCGACCGCCTCCTTCAGATCGCCGACGACGGCGTCGCCGTTCACACCGCCGGCGGGCAGATCACGGGCGTCACGCTGACCGCCCCGGACGGCCGCACGCTGGCCGTCGCCCCCCGCCACGTCGCCCTCACCGCGGGGGCCGGGAACGCCGGGCTGCTCGAATCGCTCGACCTGCCGGGGGCGGAGCGCCTCGCCGGCGCCCTGCCGACGATGCAGCGCCGGCCTCTCCATATGGTTCTCGTCCGCGGCGAACGCCTGCCGCCGCTGTCCGGGCACTGCGTCGACGGGGCGAAGACGCGGGTGACGATCACCAGCGACCGCGATTCGTCGGGCCGGGTCGTCTGGCAGGTGGGCGGGCAACTCGCCGAGGACGGGGTGAACCTCGACCCGGAACCGCTGATCGCTCGGGCCGAGCGCGAACTGACCGAGGCGATCCCCGGGCTGGACCTCTCCGGCTGCGACTGGGCGACCTACCGGGTCGACCGTGCCGAGGGCCACGCCGGCGGACAACGGCCGGAGGACGCTCAGCTTTACACCGCCGGCAATCTGCACGTCGGCTGGCCGACGAAACTGGCCCTCGCCCCCGTGCTGGCCGCCCGGCTGGCGATCGCGGCGGGGGCGGCGTCGGGTTCGTCGTTCGTCCCTCCCGCTGATTGGCCGCGTCCGCCGGTCGCCGCCCCGCCGTGGGAGCGTTGCGAGTGGCGGAGCCGGCAAGAACCGCTCCGGCGGGCCGCGTAG
- a CDS encoding aldo/keto reductase codes for MTPRPLGRTGLSVSPVSFGAFKIGRNRGTKYPTPYPLPTDAEAEGLLNAALDAGVTLIDTAPAYGASEARIGRFLSHRRDEFTLCTKVGERWGLGPSGESESRYDFSRTAVFASVVRSLRTLKTDAVDLLLIHSDGRDAYVQNETDAVETLLDLKRRGLARYVGLSGKRPSGCAQALKWADVVMVEYHAEDTSHAAVMVEAEHRGVGVLVKKALAAGRHDPAAAVRFGLDGPGVSSLVIGTASAANLRANVAAAKAWRPGKSLLRAAA; via the coding sequence ATGACCCCCCGCCCCCTCGGCCGCACCGGCCTGTCGGTTTCGCCCGTCTCCTTCGGGGCCTTCAAGATCGGCCGCAACCGCGGCACGAAATATCCCACGCCCTATCCGCTGCCGACGGACGCGGAGGCGGAGGGCCTGTTGAACGCCGCCCTGGACGCCGGCGTCACCCTGATCGACACCGCCCCGGCCTACGGCGCCAGCGAGGCCCGCATCGGCCGGTTCCTGTCGCATCGCCGGGACGAGTTCACCCTCTGCACGAAGGTCGGCGAGCGCTGGGGGCTCGGCCCGTCGGGGGAGTCCGAGAGCCGTTACGACTTCAGCCGCACGGCGGTGTTCGCCTCCGTCGTGCGGAGCCTGCGGACCTTGAAGACGGACGCCGTCGACCTGCTGCTGATTCACTCCGACGGCCGCGACGCCTACGTGCAGAACGAAACCGACGCCGTGGAGACGCTGCTGGACCTCAAACGGCGGGGGCTGGCGCGGTACGTGGGGCTCTCCGGCAAGCGGCCCTCCGGCTGCGCCCAGGCGTTGAAATGGGCGGATGTGGTGATGGTCGAATATCACGCGGAGGACACCTCGCACGCCGCCGTGATGGTGGAGGCGGAGCATCGGGGCGTCGGCGTGCTGGTCAAGAAGGCGCTGGCCGCCGGCCGGCACGACCCGGCCGCGGCGGTGCGGTTCGGGCTGGACGGGCCGGGGGTCAGTTCGCTGGTGATCGGCACCGCCAGCGCCGCCAACCTGCGGGCGAACGTCGCCGCCGCGAAGGCGTGGCGGCCGGGAAAGTCCCTGCTGCGGGCCGCGGCGTAG
- a CDS encoding endonuclease/exonuclease/phosphatase family protein, producing MSYDVAGASGSRRRLANLFSLQKTVMASLLPAFCLLGMLASGSPEPHDGGREIRVLTYNIHHGEGADGRIDLERIAGVILATEADVVLLQEVDVKTQRADGVDQAKELARLTRMHSAFGANLPYSGGQYGNAILSRHPILRSENHALPAGGSEPRGVLVAQVNVPGCGVCRVLSTHWDHRSAENRLASANALRTLVEEWTEPAILGGDLNATRDAEPLKTFTKSWTLLGDEAPTSPAADPTRQIDFIAYCSSCSSRPITLTKSGAIEEKVASDHRPFVAVFRIGASASED from the coding sequence TTGTCGTACGATGTCGCGGGCGCATCCGGCTCGCGACGCCGCCTCGCGAATCTGTTTTCCCTTCAGAAGACCGTCATGGCCTCTCTTCTTCCGGCGTTCTGCCTCCTCGGAATGCTGGCTTCCGGTTCTCCGGAGCCGCACGACGGGGGGCGGGAGATCCGCGTCCTCACCTATAACATTCATCACGGGGAGGGCGCCGACGGGCGGATCGACCTGGAGCGGATCGCGGGGGTCATTCTGGCGACCGAGGCGGACGTCGTGTTGCTCCAGGAAGTGGACGTGAAGACCCAGCGGGCCGACGGTGTGGATCAGGCGAAGGAACTGGCCCGGCTCACGCGGATGCACTCCGCGTTCGGAGCCAATCTGCCGTATTCGGGCGGTCAGTACGGCAATGCGATCCTGTCGCGTCACCCCATTCTCCGTTCGGAAAACCACGCATTGCCCGCAGGCGGCTCGGAGCCCCGCGGCGTGCTCGTCGCGCAGGTGAACGTCCCCGGCTGCGGCGTCTGCCGCGTGCTGTCGACCCACTGGGATCACCGCAGCGCGGAGAATCGCCTCGCGTCGGCGAACGCGCTGCGGACGCTTGTCGAGGAGTGGACCGAACCGGCCATCCTCGGCGGAGATTTGAACGCGACCCGCGACGCAGAACCGCTGAAGACGTTCACCAAGAGTTGGACGTTGCTCGGCGACGAAGCGCCGACGTCTCCGGCCGCCGATCCCACCCGGCAGATCGATTTCATCGCGTACTGCTCGTCGTGTTCGTCGCGCCCGATCACCCTGACGAAAAGCGGTGCGATTGAGGAGAAAGTCGCCTCCGATCACCGTCCGTTCGTGGCCGTGTTTCGCATCGGCGCGTCGGCGAGCGAAGACTGA
- a CDS encoding sulfatase, with translation MLRLSFALPLLFVTAAWGAPPRGDGEPGAPNVVLFLVDDLGANDLGCTGSTFYETPHVDALAAAGTRFSQAYAACPVCSPTRASLLTGRHPVRVDVTDWIPGTRRKGRFQHVDDRDNLALEEVTLAEVLKEEGYGTFFAGKWHLGDEGHWPTDQGFDVNIGGNSKGSPPGGYYAPWKNPTLTARADGEYLTDRLADETAAFVRNASQDADGEPFFAMLSFYNVHTPITADNITVAEFEREAERRFDDPTPTIEEGAAAGAEVISRARQDLPAYASMVAAMDRAVGKVMNTLENQGLRENTVVIFFSDNGGLCTSRRMGPTSNLPLRSGKGWLYEGGVREPLIVAGPGVLPGKVVDEPVVSMDLFPTVLELCGLKSRPELHADGVSLVPLLAGSDELEPRDFVWHYPHYHGSGWTPGASLRRGDWKAIEFYETDTAELYDLAADPGELKNLAAERPDKLAELRTALRDWQSAMNAKMPVEAGVR, from the coding sequence ATGCTCCGCCTGTCGTTCGCCCTGCCCCTGTTGTTCGTGACCGCTGCCTGGGGCGCGCCGCCTCGCGGCGACGGCGAACCGGGGGCGCCGAACGTGGTGCTGTTTCTGGTGGACGATCTGGGGGCGAACGACCTCGGGTGCACCGGCAGCACGTTCTATGAGACGCCGCACGTCGACGCCCTCGCCGCGGCCGGCACGCGGTTCTCTCAGGCCTACGCCGCCTGCCCGGTGTGCAGCCCGACGCGGGCCAGCCTGCTGACCGGCCGGCACCCGGTGCGGGTCGACGTGACCGACTGGATCCCCGGCACCCGCAGGAAGGGCCGGTTCCAGCACGTCGACGACCGGGACAATCTGGCGCTGGAAGAGGTCACGCTGGCCGAGGTTCTCAAAGAGGAGGGCTACGGCACCTTCTTCGCCGGCAAGTGGCACCTGGGGGACGAGGGCCATTGGCCGACCGATCAGGGGTTCGACGTGAACATCGGCGGCAATTCGAAGGGCTCCCCGCCGGGCGGGTATTACGCCCCGTGGAAGAACCCCACGCTGACGGCCCGGGCCGACGGCGAGTACCTCACCGATCGCCTCGCCGACGAAACCGCCGCCTTCGTGCGGAACGCCTCGCAGGACGCCGACGGCGAGCCGTTCTTCGCCATGCTGAGCTTCTATAACGTCCACACCCCGATCACCGCGGACAATATCACCGTCGCGGAGTTCGAGCGCGAGGCCGAACGGCGGTTCGACGACCCCACGCCGACCATTGAAGAGGGCGCCGCGGCCGGGGCGGAGGTCATCTCCCGGGCGCGGCAGGACCTGCCGGCCTACGCCAGCATGGTCGCGGCGATGGACCGGGCCGTCGGCAAGGTGATGAATACGCTGGAAAATCAGGGGCTGCGGGAGAACACCGTGGTGATCTTCTTCAGCGACAACGGCGGGCTGTGCACCTCGCGGCGGATGGGGCCGACTAGCAACCTGCCGCTGCGCTCCGGCAAGGGCTGGCTCTATGAGGGCGGCGTGCGGGAGCCGCTGATCGTCGCCGGGCCGGGCGTGTTGCCGGGGAAAGTCGTCGACGAGCCTGTCGTCAGCATGGACCTGTTCCCCACCGTGCTGGAGCTGTGCGGGTTGAAGTCGCGGCCGGAGCTGCACGCCGACGGCGTCTCCCTCGTTCCGCTGCTGGCCGGGTCCGACGAACTCGAGCCGCGGGACTTCGTTTGGCACTACCCGCATTACCACGGCAGCGGCTGGACGCCGGGGGCGTCGCTGCGGCGGGGCGATTGGAAGGCGATCGAGTTCTACGAAACCGACACGGCGGAGCTGTACGACCTCGCCGCCGACCCCGGCGAATTGAAGAACCTCGCCGCGGAGCGGCCCGACAAGCTGGCCGAACTGCGGACCGCCCTGCGGGACTGGCAGTCGGCAATGAACGCCAAGATGCCGGTCGAGGCCGGCGTTCGATAG
- a CDS encoding dipeptidase, which produces MNLTALLLAAAFAPPAGDDRGPITVSPEAAALHRTLLVADGHNDLPWAIRTDFGSDFSKFDLAAGVPALHTDIPRLRAGGVGLQFWSVYVPAAQQGAATAVFEQIAIVNEMVRRHPETFALCRTAEEVEAARAEGKIASLIGMEGGHALENSIGLLTKFREAGAAYLTLTHSATLDWADSATDEPKSDGLSPFGVEVVREMNRVGMLVDLSHVSAATMHDALDVTAAPVIFSHSSARAVANHPRNVPDDVLRRLRENGGVVMANFYSAFVVPEFAAEQAGIYEIRRQAAAQLPDDEAARDRLERDWRQEHPVRPGTIHDVLDHLDHLAKIAGPEHVGLGGDYDGVSTLPAGLEDVSAYPRLTQGLLDRGYSEDQIRGIMGENALRVLRAALAVGERAE; this is translated from the coding sequence ATGAACCTCACCGCCCTGCTCCTCGCCGCCGCCTTCGCCCCGCCTGCCGGCGACGACCGGGGACCGATCACGGTTTCGCCGGAGGCGGCGGCTCTGCATCGGACGTTGTTGGTGGCGGACGGGCACAACGATCTGCCGTGGGCGATCCGTACGGACTTCGGCTCCGACTTCTCGAAGTTCGACCTCGCCGCCGGCGTGCCCGCCCTGCACACGGACATCCCCCGCCTGCGGGCCGGCGGGGTGGGGCTGCAGTTCTGGAGCGTCTACGTCCCCGCCGCGCAACAGGGCGCCGCGACGGCGGTCTTCGAACAGATCGCGATCGTCAACGAAATGGTCCGCCGGCACCCGGAGACCTTCGCCCTCTGCCGCACCGCCGAGGAGGTCGAGGCCGCCCGGGCCGAGGGGAAGATCGCCTCCCTCATCGGGATGGAGGGCGGCCACGCCCTCGAAAACTCGATCGGCCTGCTCACGAAGTTCCGGGAGGCCGGGGCGGCCTATCTGACGCTGACGCACTCCGCCACGCTGGACTGGGCCGACAGCGCCACCGACGAACCTAAAAGCGACGGCCTGAGCCCGTTCGGGGTCGAGGTGGTCCGGGAGATGAACCGGGTCGGCATGCTGGTGGACCTCTCGCACGTCTCCGCGGCGACGATGCACGACGCTCTGGACGTGACGGCGGCCCCGGTCATTTTCAGTCACTCCTCCGCGCGGGCCGTGGCGAATCACCCCCGCAACGTGCCGGACGACGTGTTGCGGCGCCTCAGGGAGAACGGCGGCGTGGTGATGGCGAACTTTTATAGCGCCTTCGTCGTCCCCGAATTCGCCGCGGAGCAGGCCGGGATCTACGAGATCCGCCGGCAGGCCGCGGCCCAACTCCCGGACGACGAGGCCGCCCGCGACCGCCTGGAGCGGGACTGGCGACAAGAGCATCCCGTCCGCCCCGGCACGATCCACGACGTACTGGACCACCTCGATCATTTAGCGAAGATCGCGGGGCCGGAGCATGTGGGCCTGGGCGGCGACTACGACGGCGTCTCCACGCTCCCGGCGGGCCTGGAGGACGTCTCCGCCTACCCCCGCCTCACCCAGGGCCTGCTGGACCGCGGTTATAGCGAGGACCAAATCCGCGGCATCATGGGCGAGAACGCCCTGCGGGTCTTGCGGGCGGCGCTGGCCGTCGGTGAGCGAGCGGAGTGA
- a CDS encoding DUF1559 family PulG-like putative transporter, which translates to MSHRSLSRRSSSHRSTRPLLAPPSLRSGFTLIELLVVIAIIAILVSLLLPAVQQAREAARRSQCQNNLKQLGLAMHNYHSTYKVFPAGKGGTQVTVGSDISTQSNQGWAGYLIPLLPYMDQTALWNQISRPLDTNGDGTPDYAAGGPKVDNDSYPPWKNQIATLLCPTDGAQPTGVADTNYAANWGDNGAGNNTNNLSQSRGMFAGAASANPRLHMGLRDARDGTVNTILIGEIGRDNGSKAFQGGYVVPSSLTATNGSFADPVANCVDVVSDPNNPGTYLDTVTYSTSRGSIWTAGGAGATGFNTILPPNSPSCQGEPDGTDTWRGFVYGRGIFSAGSYHTGGAQFVMCDGSVTFISETIDAGNQSAATPTKGKSPYGTWGALGSRNGGEVTGEF; encoded by the coding sequence ATGTCTCACCGCTCTTTAAGTCGCCGGTCTTCAAGTCACCGCTCGACTCGGCCGCTCCTCGCCCCGCCCTCCCTGCGGTCCGGCTTCACGCTGATCGAACTGCTGGTGGTCATTGCCATCATTGCGATCCTGGTGAGCCTGCTGCTGCCCGCCGTGCAGCAGGCCCGTGAGGCCGCCCGCCGCAGTCAGTGCCAGAACAACCTCAAGCAGTTGGGGCTGGCGATGCATAACTATCACAGCACGTACAAGGTCTTCCCGGCCGGCAAGGGCGGGACGCAGGTGACCGTCGGCTCCGACATCAGCACCCAGAGCAACCAGGGCTGGGCCGGCTACCTGATTCCCCTGCTGCCCTACATGGACCAGACGGCGCTGTGGAACCAGATCAGTCGGCCGCTGGACACGAACGGCGACGGCACGCCGGACTACGCCGCGGGCGGCCCGAAGGTGGACAACGACTCCTACCCGCCGTGGAAGAACCAGATCGCCACGCTGCTCTGCCCGACCGACGGCGCCCAGCCGACCGGCGTCGCCGACACCAACTACGCCGCCAACTGGGGCGACAACGGCGCCGGCAATAACACCAACAACCTCAGCCAATCCCGCGGCATGTTCGCCGGGGCCGCCAGCGCCAACCCCCGGCTCCACATGGGCCTGCGGGACGCCCGCGACGGCACCGTCAACACGATCCTGATCGGCGAAATCGGCCGCGACAACGGGTCCAAGGCGTTCCAGGGCGGCTACGTCGTGCCCTCCTCCCTCACCGCGACCAACGGTAGCTTCGCCGACCCGGTCGCCAACTGCGTGGACGTCGTCTCCGACCCCAACAACCCCGGCACCTATCTCGACACCGTCACCTACAGCACGAGCCGCGGCAGCATCTGGACCGCCGGCGGCGCCGGCGCCACCGGGTTCAACACCATCCTGCCCCCCAACAGCCCGAGCTGTCAGGGCGAGCCCGACGGCACCGACACCTGGCGGGGCTTCGTCTACGGCCGAGGCATCTTCTCCGCCGGCAGCTACCACACCGGCGGCGCCCAGTTCGTGATGTGCGACGGCTCGGTGACGTTCATCTCCGAAACGATCGACGCCGGCAACCAGTCCGCCGCCACGCCGACCAAGGGCAAGAGCCCCTACGGCACCTGGGGCGCCCTAGGCAGCCGGAACGGCGGCGAAGTGACCGGTGAGTTTTGA
- a CDS encoding menaquinone biosynthesis family protein, which yields MRSAAAVEPPLASGEKLIRVGHSPDPDDAFMFHALANDKIPTPGYRFTHDLVDIETLNRRALEGTDLLELTAVSLHGMAHLTDKYAICNCGASMGDGYGPRVVARQPWTVDDLRGKRIAVPGTLTTAFLSLKLILGDDFEYEVRPFDTMLDVVEAGEFDAGLVIHEGQLTYPDQGLHLVVDTGVWFQEQTGLPLPLGCNAIRKDLGAETVNEVTAILKQSIQYGLEHRAEALEYAAKWGRGLDDARNDEFVEMYVNDWTLDFGDRGRAAVRELLKRGYEAGVIPEPAEVEFVG from the coding sequence ATGCGTTCTGCCGCCGCCGTCGAGCCCCCCCTTGCCTCCGGGGAAAAACTGATCCGCGTCGGGCACAGCCCGGACCCGGACGACGCGTTCATGTTCCACGCGCTCGCCAACGACAAGATCCCCACGCCGGGCTATCGATTCACGCACGATCTGGTCGACATCGAAACGCTCAACCGGCGGGCCCTTGAAGGGACCGACCTGCTGGAACTGACGGCCGTCAGCCTGCACGGGATGGCCCACCTGACCGACAAATACGCCATCTGCAACTGCGGGGCGAGCATGGGCGACGGCTACGGGCCCCGCGTCGTCGCCCGGCAGCCGTGGACCGTGGACGACCTCCGCGGCAAACGGATCGCCGTGCCGGGGACGCTGACGACGGCGTTCCTCAGCCTCAAACTGATCCTCGGCGACGACTTTGAATATGAAGTCCGCCCGTTCGACACGATGCTGGACGTGGTCGAAGCCGGCGAGTTCGACGCCGGGCTCGTCATTCACGAAGGCCAGCTGACCTACCCGGATCAGGGGTTGCACCTCGTCGTGGACACCGGCGTCTGGTTCCAGGAGCAGACCGGCCTGCCGTTGCCGCTGGGGTGCAACGCGATCCGCAAGGACCTCGGGGCGGAGACAGTGAACGAGGTGACGGCGATCCTCAAACAGTCCATTCAATACGGCCTGGAGCACCGGGCCGAGGCGCTGGAATACGCGGCCAAGTGGGGCCGCGGGCTGGACGACGCCCGCAACGACGAATTTGTGGAGATGTACGTCAACGACTGGACGCTGGACTTCGGCGACCGCGGCCGGGCCGCGGTGCGGGAGTTGTTGAAGCGCGGCTATGAAGCCGGCGTGATTCCCGAACCGGCCGAGGTGGAGTTCGTGGGCTGA